The sequence below is a genomic window from Deltaproteobacteria bacterium.
CCCCCGGACCTCCTCGGCGAGCTTCCAGAGCGACTCGGACACCAGGCTCGGGTCGCCCTGGCCGACGATCCAGAGCGGCCCGTCGATCACGCCGTCGACGATCTCGCCGCTCACGAGAACCGGCGTCTCGAAGCGGTGTGCCGGGCCCCAGTGCGCGAGCGCCGCCGAGGCGATCAAGAGCTTCTGATTCGAGGCGGGAACCAGCGCGTCGTCCGGGGTGTGGGCGAGCAGCCGTCTTCCGCTCTCGAGCTCCTCGACGACCACGCCGACGCGCGCGCCCCGCAGCGCGGCGGAGCGGAGCAGTCGCTCGAGCCCCGCGTCGAGCTCGGGATCCTCGCCCCGCGCGGCGCCGCCCAGCGCGAGCGCGATCGCGAGCAGCCCGAGTGTGCGCGGCAGAACCTTCACCGAACGCGAGCCTAGGCAAGCCGGCCGCGTCTTGCCCGCCCGGGCCCCGATCCGCATCCTGCAGCCTCGGATCGGGGGTGGGAATGGACCGGGCGGTGGCGTGGCTCGAGCGGGAACGCGGATGCGCTCTGCGCGACCTCGAGGCGTTGCCGGGCGGCGCAGGGGCACGCCGCTACTGGCGCGCGCGCTTCGCCGACGCCACGACGGCCGTGCTGATGCACGCGCTTCCGGAGGATCCGGCTGTCCTGCCGCCCGCGCTGCGCGCCCAGCGAGTGGATCTGCCGTTCGTCGAGGTGAGCGCGTTCCTCGCCCGGCACGGCCTCCCCGTGCCGCGGATTCACGCGGTCGAGCCACGCGAGCGCTGGATCCTGCTCGAAGACCTCGGCGACGTGCACCTGCTCGACCTGCCCGCGAGCGAGCGCGGCGAGAGGCTGCGCCAGGCGGTCGACCTGCTCGCGCGCGTGCACGGGCTCGCGCGCGAGGACGCCCTTCCGTTCGAGCGCAATTTCGACCGCGAATGGGTGCGCTTCGAGCTTTCGACCTTCGCCGCGCACGGAGTCGACGAGCGCTTCCGCTCCGCCCTCGGCCCGGAGCTCGATCGCCTCGCGGTCGCAGTCGCGGAGCTGCCGCGCGTCCTCTGTCTGCGCGACTACCAGAGCCAGAACCTGATGATCGACGCGACCGGGCGGCTGCGCCTGATCGACTACCAGGACGCGCTGCTCGCGCCGGCCGAGCTCGATCTCGCGGCGCTGGTCTTCGATTCATATCTAGAGCTCGAAGACGCGGAGCGCGAATCGCTTCTGGCGCGCTACTGGCAGGCGCGCGGCTCTGCCCCCGATCCCGCCGCGTTCGCGCTCCTGACCGTGCAGAGAAAATGCAAGGACTACGGTCGCTTCCGCTACGTCACGGAAGTGAAACGCGATGCGCGATACGCGCCCTTCATCGAGCGTGCGCGCGCGGCCGTCCTGGGAGCGTTGCCGCGTCTGCCCGCGGCGCAGGCGACGCTTGCCGGGCTGCTCCGCGAGGCGCTCGCACGAGGCCGTCCGTGAAGGCGATGATCCTCGCCGCTGGCCTCGGCACGCGAATGGCGCCGCTGGCCCGCACGCACGCAAAGCCCGCGCTGCCGGTGCTCGGCGTGCCCGTGATCCTGCGGCTGGTGCGAATGCTCGCCGAGCAGGGCATCGCGGAGGTCGTCGTGAACACGCACGCCCATCCCGAGAGCTTGCGCGCGGCGCTCGCGGCGAGTCCGGTTCCGATCGAGTGGATCGGGGAGCCGGGGCTTCGCGGCAGTGGCGGCGGCGTTCGCGGCGCTCGCGCAGCGCTCGAAGGCTCGGAGCCCTTCCTGGTGCTGAACGGAGACATGTGCCTGGACCTGGACGTCGCCTCGCTCTTGCAGCGCCACCGCTCGCGCCGAGCGCTGCTCACGCTTGCCCTTCGCGACGACCCGCGCAAGCGGGACTTCGGCTCGATCGGGTACGATTCGGACGGCGATGTGCGGCGGATCACCGAGCGGATCGACCTGGGAGGCGAGAAGGGGTCGGGGTTGTTCATCGGGGTGCAGGTCATGGAGCCCGCGATCTTCACGCACATGCCCGAGGCCGAGCGCTTCGAGATCGTTCCCGACGTCTGGGTGCCGGCGCTCCGGGCGGGCGATCGCATCGCGAGCTGGGTGCAGCCCGAAGGCGCGCGCTGGTCGCCGGTAGGATCGCCGCGCGAGCTCCTCGACGCGAACCTCGAGGCGCTCGCGGCTTCTCCGGGCGCGCGGATCCACGCAACCGCGATCGCGCCGGCGTGGATCGACGCGGGCGTCGAGATCGGAGCGGGCGCGCGGATCGGACCGCGCGCGGTGCTCGGACGCCGAGCCAGGATCGGGGCGAACGCGCGGATCGAGGACTCGCTCGTGCTGCCCGAGGCGCAGGTGCCGGCGGGTGCGCAGCTCGTGCGCGCGATCGCGTTCGGCGACGAGGTCTGGCGCGATGAGTGAGGTCCTCTTCATCGGCACGGGCGACGCCTTCAACAGCGGCGGCCGGCGCAACTCCGCGATCCTCGTGCGCGAGCACGGGCGAACGCTCCTCCTCGACTGCGGCCCGACGACGCTCGCGGGGCTATCGGAGCTCGGCGTCGACCCGCTCGAGATCGACGCCATCGCGCTCAGCCACTTTCACGGCGACCACATCGCAGGGGTGCCCTTCCTGCTGCTCGACTACCAGTACCAGCACCCTCGCGACCGGCCGCTCTCGATCCTCGGTCCTCCCGGCGTCGCCGACTCGATGGCGGCCCTCACGCGCGCCTACGGCTACCACGTCGAGCAGCAGGACCGGTACGCGCTGCGCTTCGCAGAGTTCAGCATCGACAAGCCCACGGAGGTCGCCGGCTTCCGAGTGACGCCGATGCCCGCCCTGCACCAGGAGCACACCTGCCCGCACATGGTGCGCGTCGACGCCGAGCGGCGATCGCTGGTCTTCTCGGGCGACACCGGCTGGCACGACGAGCTGCCGAAGAAGGTCGGAGACGTCGACCTGTTCATTTCGGAGTGCGTGTTCTTCGACACCGAGTTCGCCTTCCACCTCTCGCACCAACGTCTCGACCGCGAGCGAGCGCGCTTCGAATGCGGCGCGATCCGGCTCACGCACCTCGGACACCAGGTGCTCTCGAACGAGTCACAGGTGCGCTTCGACACCGCCCACGACGGGCTGCGCCTGATCCTCTAGGGCGCTCGGGTCAGGCGCGGAAGGCGTCGGGCGGAGAGAGCGCGCCCAGACAGACCCCGCGCTTCGCGCCGGTCGCTGCGGGCAGGTTCGAGGCCAGTCCGATGCTGGCGCAGTGACCGAGAACGGCAAACGCGATCGCCTCGAGCGCTCCGCTCGGCACGCCGTAGCGATCGGTCGTCTCGACCGGAGCGGGCGCGAGCCGCGCCCGCAGCCCCTCGAGCAGCGCCGGATTTCGCACGCCGCCGCCGTACAGGATCCAGCGCTGCGCCGGCTCGGGAAAGAAGGCTCTAGCTGCGCGCGCGACGCTCTCGATCGTGAAGCGCGCGAGCGTCGCGCAGAGATCGTCGGGCGAGCCGCCGCGCTCGAGCAGCTGCACGCGCGCGCGCGCGAAGAACGCCTCGCCGAAGCGCTCGTGGCCGGTGCTCTTGGGCGGGGGCAGCGCGAAGTACGGATCGGCCAGCCACTCCTCCACCAGCTCCTCGCGGACGCGGCCGCGCAGGCTGCGCAGCCCGTCGCGATCGAAGCGCTCCGCGCCGTCGCTCGCCCAGCGTGCGGCGCGGTCGAGCAGCGCGTTGCCGGGGCCGGGGTCGAACGCGAGCAGGCGCGATGCGTCGCGATCCGGCAGGTAGGTCACGTTCGTGAAGCCGCCGATGTTCAGCAGCGCCCGCCGCTCGCGCGCGTCGGCGAAGCGGTAGTAGTGGAAGAACGGCGTGAGCGGAGCGCCCTGCCCTCCGGCCGCGAGATCCGCGCGCCGGAAGTCAGAGACGACCGGCCGCCCGGTCCGCTCGTGGATGGTCGCGGCCGAGCCGATCTGCAGCGTGCCGCGCACCTGCGGCTCAGGGAAGTGTCCGACGGTCTGGCCGTGCGAGCCGATGCCGCGGATGCGCGAAAGCGCGACGCCCGCCTGCTTCGCGACGCCGAGCGCGGCCGCGGCGAAGCGCTCGCCGAGCTCCACGTCGAGCTGAACCAGCGCGCGCAGCTCGACCGCGCCGGAAGCGAGCGCATGGATGCGCGCGCGAAGCGACTCCTCGAGCGGCTCCTCGCGGAACGCGAGCAGCTCGACGTCGCCGGGATCGCCGCCGATCCGCACCAGCGCGGCATCGATCGCGTCCGCGCTCGTGCCCGACATCAATCCGATCCACAGCACGCGCTACCCCCGCGAGCTAGGCTTACCGCGCGCGGCGCAGCGCTTCAACTCTCGTTGCGTCGTTCGCTGCGCCTGGCCGCGTCGATCACGGCCGACTCGACCAGCGCGGGGGTGCTGCAGCTGGCCGCAAGCGCGTTGCGGTCGCCGGCGCGCAGGCCCGTGAAGTGCAGACCCATTCCCGCGCTCGGGCCCTTTCGGCCGCCGTACCCGCGCGTCCAGCGGACCTCCGCCTCCGAGCAGATCCGCGTGCCGCTGGGCCCGCCCAGGTGGAGCACCAGCTTCAGCTGTGTGCCCTTGGGGCGAGGCGCTAGGCACTGCACGAACACGCCCGACTCGGAGAGGTTCGCGCCGTAGCCCAGAAAGTGCGTGCCACCGCCCTCTCGCACGCACTCGATGCGCATCGGCGGGCGGAGCAGCTTGCGCTTCGCGGGGGTCGGCGGAGCCATCGGGTTCAGGGATCGGCAGCTTCCACCGCGCACTTGACCCCCTTGTCGCCGGTCCGGCGTGTCTGTCCCCCCACGTCCCACGACCCGCCCCGTGCGGTCTGGTAAGCTCCGGCCGCGATGAGCTCGCGAACCGACGAACGCTCCCGGATTCTCGGCGGTCTGCTCTGCTTCGGCGCGATCGCCGCGGCGGCGCTGTTTCTCGCCGGGGGGTTCGCGGGGAGCTACTGGGCGCTCGCGATTCCGGTCGCGGTGGTCGTGCTCTTCGTCCTGGGGCTGGTGAGCTGGATCGGCTGGACGATCGCCACCGTGCAGGTCGAGGCCGAGGGCGAGCGCATCGCGGCCAGCGGCTCCGGCACCGGCGGCGCGGGCGGCGCGACCCGGGAAGGCGCGAGCGAAGACGGGAATCGCTCGAGCGCGAGCTGAGCCGCGATGCGGATCGCCCTGCTCACCTACCGTGGAAACATGTTCTGTGGCGGACAGGGCGTGTACGCCGCCGCCCTCGCGCGCGGCCTGCACGAGCTCGGCCACGAGGTGCACGTGATCTCGGGCCCGCCCGCGCCCGAACTCGCGCCCGGCATCCCGCTGCACATGATCCCGAACGAGAACTTCTTCGCGCTTCCGATGGCGCAGGCGCTGCCGAAGGACGACCCGTTCCGCGCGCTCACGCCCGGCAATCTCTGGGAGCTCGGCCTGACGCGGCTCGGCGTGTTTCCGGAGATGACGACCTTCGGCTTCCGGCTGCTGCTGCGCTGGCGCGAGCTGCAGCGGCGCCACCGCTTCGACGTGGTGCTCGACAACCAGTCCCTGTCCTGGGGCTTGCTCCTGCTGCAGGCGAGCGGGATTCCGGTGACCGCGATGGTGCATCACCCGCTGCACATCGACCGGATCGCGGATTTCGAGATCGACCCGCGCTTCCGGCGCAAGTGGCGCCGCACGCTGTACTTCCCGCTGTTCATGCAGGAGTTCGTGGTGCCGCGGCTGGCGCGGATCCTGACCGTCTCCAACGCCTCGGCGGTGGAGATCGAGCGCTATTTCAGCGTGCCGCAGAAGGAGATCTCGGTCGTCTACAACGGCACGGACAGCGAGGTCTTCCACCCGCTCGACCGGCCGAAGGAGACGGACCTGATCTTCATCGGGCGGACCGAGGACCGGAAGAAGGGGATCCCGTACCTGCTCGAGGCGCTCGCGAAGACGCCGGAACACATCACGCTGAAGATCGTCGACGGGCGCATCCCCGAGGACGGCCTGGTGCCGCGCAAGCTGCGCGAGCTCGGGCTCGAGAAGCGCGTCGTGCTGCTGAAGCGCATGCTCACGGTCGAAGAGCTGGTCGAGCAGTACTCCACAGCGCGGATCGCGCTCGTGCCGTCCTTCTTCGAGGGCTTCGGCTTTCCGGCCTCGGAGGCCATGGCCTGCGGGCTGCCGGTGATCGCCACCATCGGCGGCGCGCTTCCCGAGGTCGTCGGCACCAGCGGCGAGGCCGGCCGCGTGGTGCCGTTCCGCGATCCGGGCGCGCTCGCCGAAGCCATCACCGACCTGTGTACGCTGCCACACTCGCGCGTGGCCGAGATGGGCCGCGCCGCGCGACGCCGCGTACAGCACGTGTTCTCCTGGCGCGAGGCCGCGGGACGCACCGCCGACGTGCTCGCCGAGGTCGTCCGTGCTCACCGTCGACCTCGATAGGCTCGGACTCGCGCCCGGCGACTGGCTGCTCGATGCCGGCTGCGGCGGCGGCCGCCACTGCTTCGGCGCGCTCGACCGCGGTGTGCACACGACCGGGCTCGATCTCGACGCCGCGTCGCTTCGCATCGCGCGCGCCGGCATCCACGAGCGCTGCAGCCGCGCCGACGGGAGGCTCCACGGCGGCGTCCTGCGCGGGGACGTCTTCCGGCTGCCGTTCGGCGACGGGCGCTTCGATCGCGTGATCTGCTCCGAGGTGATGGAGCACGTCCACGACTACGGCGCCGCTCTACGCGAGCTGGTGCGCGTACTGCGTCCCGGCGGGACGATCGCGGTGACGATCCCGACCGCGATCACCGAGTGGTTCTATCTCGCCGCGACACGGCTCTACTTCGAGAGCCCCGGGGGACACATCCGCGTGTTCCGGCCCCGCGAGCTGGCGCTCGCGCTCTCGCGCGCGGGCGTGCGCGTGGACGGAGTGGGCTTCGCGCACTCGCTGCACACGCCGTACTGGCTGGTGCGCTCGGCGCTCGGACTGGACGACGAGTCGCCGGGTCCGACGCGGGCGCTGCGCGGCTTCCTGATCCGGGCCGCGGTCTCGCGGGTCTGGACGCGCGTCGAGCACGCGCTCGACTGGATCTGGCCCAAGAGCCTGGTGCTCTACGGAACCCGCACCTCGACCGGCCGGCCGGGCGGAACGCCGTGATGCGCGTCGCGTTTCTGTGTTACCGCGGGAACATGAAGAGCGGGGGCCAGGGGATCTACCTGCACGCGTTGACGCGCGAGCTCGCCGGGCTGGGCTGCGAGATCGACGTCTTCGTCGGCCCGCCCTACCCGGATCCGATGCCCTGGGCGCGCGTCCAGCGGCTCGAGAACCAGATGTTCTGGGGCAAGCGCTTCGACAAGCGCCGCGGCGCGTTCCTGCCGCAGCCCGATCCGTTCCTCATCCTGCGGCCGCTGGACTTCTACGAGTTCGCCGTGACCCGCTTCGGCTTCCTGCCCGAGCCGTTCGCGTTCAGCGTGCGCGGGGCGCTCGCGGTGCTGCGCGAGCTTCGCGCCGGGCGGCGCTACGACCTGGTGCACGACGTGCAGTCGGTCGGCTACGGGCTGCTGTTCCTGCAGGCGCTCGGCCTGCCCGTGGTGACCACAATCCACCACCCGCTCTCGATCGACCTGCGCTCGAGCCTGGCCCGCGATCGAACCTTCGCCGAGCGGAAGGGCTCCCTCACCTTCTACCCGGTCCGCAGCCAGGCGCGCACCGCGCGCAGGCTCGCGGCGGTCCTGACCTCGAGCCAGGCCTCGCGCGCCGCGATCGCGCGCGACTTCGGCGTCTCGAAGCAGCGCATCCACGACGTCCGCAACGGCGTCGAGCTGCCCGAGCGGCCGGTCCGGCGCGCGCGTCCTGCGAGGCCCGAGCTCCTCTTCGTCGGGCGCTGCGGCGACCCGAACAAGGGCCTGGAGTACCTGCTCGAAGCGATGGCGCTGCTTCCGCACGAGGTCGGCCTGCGCGTCCTGGACTACTTCCCGGCCCACACGCCGCTCGAGAAGCGGATCGACGCCCTGAATCTCGCCGGGCGGGTGCGCTTCACCGGCAAGGTCTCGAGCGAGGAGCTCGCGCGCGCCTATCGCGACGCGGCGGCGGTGGTCCTGCCGTCGCTCTTCGAGGGCTTCGGCCTGCCGGCGATCGAGGCGCTGGCGGCGGGCACGCCGATCGTCGCGTCGCGCGCAGGAGCCCTTCCCGAGGTGATCGCCGACGCGGGGGCGGGAACGCTGGTGCCCCCGCGCGATCCCGCAGCGCTCGCGAAGGCGATCGCCGAGCTGCTCGCCGGCTGGGACGAGGCACACGAGCAGGCGCTGGCGGCGCGCCCGCGGATCGAGGCGGTCTTCGGCTGGCGGCCCACGGCCGAGCGCACGCTCGCGCTCTACCGGCGCGTGATCGACGAGTTCCGCGGCGCGCCGCAGGAGCGCGGAGCCCGAGCGTGAGAAGCGTCGACCTCGACCGCGACATGACGCACGTGATCCCGACCGGGACGACACGCGATTCGGAATACCTGTTCCGGCGCATGGAGGCCGAGACGCTCGCCGCGACGCGTGCCGGAGCGGGCGCGCGCGTGCTCGACTCGGCCGCCGGGCTCGGACAGGACAGCCGGGCGCTCGCGCGCTCGGGGGCGCGCGCGTTCTGCGCCGAGCCCTCGCGCCGGATGGTGGAGCTCGCCAAGCTCGTCGCGCTGAAGGAGGCGCAGCCGCCCGCGAGCGGCGTCGTCTGGACTCGCGCGTGGTCCGAGTCGCTTCCGTTCCGCACCGGCTCGTTCGACGCCGCGTTCTGCAAGGGCGCGCTGGACCACTTCGACGATCCCGAGGCCTGCATCGCCGAGCTCGCGCGCGTGACCCGGAGCGGCGGCCGGGTCGTGCTCGCGGTCGCGAACTTCGAGTCGCTCGGCTGCCGCCTGCAGCGCTTCGGCGATCGGCTGCGGCGGCGGCCCGTCGCGGCGGGGCCGCGCACCTATCACGTCCCGTCGGATCACTTCACGCGCTACGACGTGCGTCTGCTGCGCGAGCAGGTCGGGCGCCACGTCGAGATCGAGGAGCTGCGCGGCATCTCGCTGCTCTGGGGCGTGCGCCGCTGGGCGCGGCTGCTCGCGCGCCTGCCCGCTCCCTGGTCCAACGCACTGCTGGTTTTCGCCGACCGGATCGCGGCGCGTCATCCCCGGCTCTCGGACGTGGTCGTCGTCGCGGGGCGACCGCGCGGACGCTAGCTCAATCGCCCGCGGGCTCTGCGCCGCCGAGCTTGCGATAGAACGTGCTGCGGCCGATGCCGAGCAGGCTCGCGGCGGCGCGCACGTCGCCCTGGCTGCGGCGCAGCGCCTCTTCGAGGCAGGCGCGCTCGAACGCCTCGAGCGAGAGGTCGATCCCCTCCGGCCGCGCAGCGCGCGGCGTGCTGAAATCGCCCAGGCGCAGGTCGGCGACGGTCACCCGCGGGCCCTGTGCGAGCGCGACCGCGGCCTCGATGGTGTTCTCGAGCTCGCGCACGTTGCCCTCCCAGCGG
It includes:
- a CDS encoding anhydro-N-acetylmuramic acid kinase; this translates as MSGTSADAIDAALVRIGGDPGDVELLAFREEPLEESLRARIHALASGAVELRALVQLDVELGERFAAAALGVAKQAGVALSRIRGIGSHGQTVGHFPEPQVRGTLQIGSAATIHERTGRPVVSDFRRADLAAGGQGAPLTPFFHYYRFADARERRALLNIGGFTNVTYLPDRDASRLLAFDPGPGNALLDRAARWASDGAERFDRDGLRSLRGRVREELVEEWLADPYFALPPPKSTGHERFGEAFFARARVQLLERGGSPDDLCATLARFTIESVARAARAFFPEPAQRWILYGGGVRNPALLEGLRARLAPAPVETTDRYGVPSGALEAIAFAVLGHCASIGLASNLPAATGAKRGVCLGALSPPDAFRA
- a CDS encoding class I SAM-dependent methyltransferase, translated to MRSVDLDRDMTHVIPTGTTRDSEYLFRRMEAETLAATRAGAGARVLDSAAGLGQDSRALARSGARAFCAEPSRRMVELAKLVALKEAQPPASGVVWTRAWSESLPFRTGSFDAAFCKGALDHFDDPEACIAELARVTRSGGRVVLAVANFESLGCRLQRFGDRLRRRPVAAGPRTYHVPSDHFTRYDVRLLREQVGRHVEIEELRGISLLWGVRRWARLLARLPAPWSNALLVFADRIAARHPRLSDVVVVAGRPRGR
- a CDS encoding glycosyltransferase family 4 protein; this encodes MRIALLTYRGNMFCGGQGVYAAALARGLHELGHEVHVISGPPAPELAPGIPLHMIPNENFFALPMAQALPKDDPFRALTPGNLWELGLTRLGVFPEMTTFGFRLLLRWRELQRRHRFDVVLDNQSLSWGLLLLQASGIPVTAMVHHPLHIDRIADFEIDPRFRRKWRRTLYFPLFMQEFVVPRLARILTVSNASAVEIERYFSVPQKEISVVYNGTDSEVFHPLDRPKETDLIFIGRTEDRKKGIPYLLEALAKTPEHITLKIVDGRIPEDGLVPRKLRELGLEKRVVLLKRMLTVEELVEQYSTARIALVPSFFEGFGFPASEAMACGLPVIATIGGALPEVVGTSGEAGRVVPFRDPGALAEAITDLCTLPHSRVAEMGRAARRRVQHVFSWREAAGRTADVLAEVVRAHRRPR
- a CDS encoding NDP-sugar synthase; the encoded protein is MQGLRSLPLRHGSETRCAIRALHRACARGRPGSVAASARGAGDACRAAPRGARTRPSVKAMILAAGLGTRMAPLARTHAKPALPVLGVPVILRLVRMLAEQGIAEVVVNTHAHPESLRAALAASPVPIEWIGEPGLRGSGGGVRGARAALEGSEPFLVLNGDMCLDLDVASLLQRHRSRRALLTLALRDDPRKRDFGSIGYDSDGDVRRITERIDLGGEKGSGLFIGVQVMEPAIFTHMPEAERFEIVPDVWVPALRAGDRIASWVQPEGARWSPVGSPRELLDANLEALAASPGARIHATAIAPAWIDAGVEIGAGARIGPRAVLGRRARIGANARIEDSLVLPEAQVPAGAQLVRAIAFGDEVWRDE
- a CDS encoding class I SAM-dependent methyltransferase: MLTVDLDRLGLAPGDWLLDAGCGGGRHCFGALDRGVHTTGLDLDAASLRIARAGIHERCSRADGRLHGGVLRGDVFRLPFGDGRFDRVICSEVMEHVHDYGAALRELVRVLRPGGTIAVTIPTAITEWFYLAATRLYFESPGGHIRVFRPRELALALSRAGVRVDGVGFAHSLHTPYWLVRSALGLDDESPGPTRALRGFLIRAAVSRVWTRVEHALDWIWPKSLVLYGTRTSTGRPGGTP
- a CDS encoding MBL fold metallo-hydrolase, encoding MSEVLFIGTGDAFNSGGRRNSAILVREHGRTLLLDCGPTTLAGLSELGVDPLEIDAIALSHFHGDHIAGVPFLLLDYQYQHPRDRPLSILGPPGVADSMAALTRAYGYHVEQQDRYALRFAEFSIDKPTEVAGFRVTPMPALHQEHTCPHMVRVDAERRSLVFSGDTGWHDELPKKVGDVDLFISECVFFDTEFAFHLSHQRLDRERARFECGAIRLTHLGHQVLSNESQVRFDTAHDGLRLIL
- a CDS encoding glycosyltransferase family 4 protein, with product MRVAFLCYRGNMKSGGQGIYLHALTRELAGLGCEIDVFVGPPYPDPMPWARVQRLENQMFWGKRFDKRRGAFLPQPDPFLILRPLDFYEFAVTRFGFLPEPFAFSVRGALAVLRELRAGRRYDLVHDVQSVGYGLLFLQALGLPVVTTIHHPLSIDLRSSLARDRTFAERKGSLTFYPVRSQARTARRLAAVLTSSQASRAAIARDFGVSKQRIHDVRNGVELPERPVRRARPARPELLFVGRCGDPNKGLEYLLEAMALLPHEVGLRVLDYFPAHTPLEKRIDALNLAGRVRFTGKVSSEELARAYRDAAAVVLPSLFEGFGLPAIEALAAGTPIVASRAGALPEVIADAGAGTLVPPRDPAALAKAIAELLAGWDEAHEQALAARPRIEAVFGWRPTAERTLALYRRVIDEFRGAPQERGARA